GAGAAATAGAAAGTGAATCAGTTAGCTACATTGATGATAGTTTACGTGGTGTTCAGTTAGATACTTGTTTACAACCTGCTGATATCGGACAAGAGGCTTTAGATTTATGCTTTGACCAGGTATTTAATATAGCTCCAGCAGAAAATAACAGTCCTCTAAGTGTTCTTCAAGAACCAGGAATTGAAGCTAAAACCTTTCCTGTACACTTTCCTTCAGGCAAAAATACATTTGATGAAAACCGTGATGAAAAACTGACTATTGGAAGATACTTTAATCTTAGATTGATGAGTGTTGAAAATAGATTTGCCAGAGATACTTCCTACATATTTTTCAGTCAATATTTAACTGAGCTCACTAGCGTGATTTCAAACGTACAGATATCTCTCAGAAAACAATGTCCTATTTCAAAAGAAGGAAAGAAAGTAACTAGAGAAATGCTATGCAACAAGGAAACcttaaaagaattatttaaaaaagatgaagctataaaatatttaaaaccgaTTCGAGGAACTCCTCCCTATTGGCAAAATGCACAAAAAGATATATTTGCAATGATAAGACAGTTAGGAGTCCCAACATTCTTCTGTTCTTTTTCTTCTGCAGACTTTAGATGGTCCGAAATTGtagacacaattttaaaacaacaggGTGACATGCGAAATACTGAAAATATGACATGGGATGAAAAATGTAAAGTTCTCTGTAGCAATCCAGTTACAGCAGCCAGAATGTTTGATAATAGATTCCATAAATTTTTGAAGAAAGTTATCATGTCAGAAGCTCAACCAATAGGGAAAATAATCGACTATTTTTACCGAGTTGAATTTCAAGAAAGAGGTTCTCCTCACACACATTGTTTGTTTTGGGTAGAAAATGCGCCAAAATTTGGCGAAGTTGAAAATGAAGACGTTATCACTTTTATTGACAAGTACATTTCATGTGAGATACCAGATGAAAAGGAAGACAAAGAGTTGCATGACATTGTTATGGCAGTACACCAACATAGCAAAAAGCATTCAAAATCTTGTAAGAAAAAAGGAACAGTATGTCGTTTTAATTTCCCTAGACCTCCCTCAACTAGAACATTTATATCAGAACCAAGTGATCCAGATAAGGATTCAGAGGAAGAGGAAGAATTTGCAAAGGAAATGTTGTCAAACTTATGGAAAGTAATAAAAGAGAATGAAGATGAAAACTTAGATGTATCTGAAATTTTCAAGAAAGCAGGACTAACTCAAGAAAgctttgaaaaatgttactgTTTCATCACCAATCGAAATACAGTAGTTTTAAAACGTCAGCCAAATGAAATATACACCAATCAGTATAACCCACATCTTTTAAGGGCTTGGGATGCAAACATGGACATACAATATATTTTGGATGCATTTTCCTGTGTTGTATATATTATAAGCTACATAAGTAAAGCTGAGCGAGAGCTAGGATTACTACTCCTGCAGACCAAAAATGAAGCTGAAGAAGGAAATTTAAATGCTCAAcagactttgaaaaaaattggaACTTCATACTTACACCATAGGGAGATAAGTGCACAGGAAGCTGTTTTCAGAGTAACAGGATTGAGATTAAGAGAATGTTCAAGGAAAGTGGAATTTATACCCGTTGGTGAAAATCCATGTCGAATGAGCATTCCTTTGAAAGATCTGGAGAAACAACAAAGTTGTAAGTCTGCAAAAAGAAAAAAGAGTAAAAgtgacagtgaaaatgaaaatgaagatgagAATAGTACTTGGATGAACAATGTTGTTGATAGATATAAAGGTAGACCACACATTGACATCTTTATCAAAATATGTCTGGCAAGATTCTGTTCTGAATACAGTGTTATACTAGAATCACAATTACctcaaaaaattaataaagtaaCAACCTTCAAACTTGATGGCTCACTTGGGTACATTAGAAAGCGCACAAGAACTTCACCGGCAGTTATAAAATATCCACGCTTCTCATCAGAAAATGCACCAGAAAAATACTATCAAAGCATATTGCAACTTTATTTACCATACAGATATGATGAACAGTTAAAACCACCATTATTTCAAACATATGAGAATTTCTTCACCTGTGGTACAGTAAGATTTGAAGGAGATAATGAGTTAAGTTCTGTAAAAGAAattgttgtcaaaaacatgtcagattttgtaaaagatgGTCATGATTTAGAGGAAGCAGAAAAGCAATTAAATGAAAAAGGTCCGAATGAAGATGCTTGGTGTGAGTTATGCCCAGAAGCAGAAGTGAATAGAAGAGAATGTATAGATGAAGGCAAAGTAACAAGTGTGATTGAGGAGGATTTATCAATACCagatttgaataataaaaaaagctCATCATCCGTTGGAACTAATTTGCTGTCAGTTTCTCtcacaaaaaatgaaattattccaAGGCTAAGAAGTCTGAATGTGAAGCAAAGAGGAATTCTCTATAAAGTAAGAGATTGGTGCATTCAGAAATCAAATGGAAAAACACCAGAGCCTTTACATTTATTTATCACTGGAGGAGCTGGAACAGGTAAAAGTCACTTGATCAAGTGTATACAATATGAAGCAACTCGAATATTAGCACAAACTTCAGAGAATCCAGATGATCTCACAGTTCTATTAACAGCTCCAACTGGAACAGCTGCTTTCAATATCCATGGATTGACAATTCATAGTgctcttggaattttcaaaacaCTGTCACCTGATCATGCAACTCTCAGTGAAGACAAAATTAATTCACTCAGAACAAAGTTAGAAAATTTGCAAATCTTGATTATTGATGAAATTTCTATGGTCAATAAGAAATTGTTGTTTTTCGTACATGAACGACTTAGACAAGTGAAAAAAAGACCAGACAAATGTTTATTTGGAGGCGTTTCAGTAATTGCTGTTGGCGATTTTTATCAGTTACCACCTGTCAAAACAAAAAGGGTAGACAAATTGTATGTAGATGATCCCTCTAATCCCTCAAATCAACTATGGAATGGTTTGTTTGAAATTGCTGAGTTGGATGAAATAATGCGTCAACGTGAGGATGGTTTGTTTGCAGAACTACTAAATAGATTGCGTGTCAAGCAGAAAAATGaaagtttgacattttttgatAAAAGAACAATAACACACTGCTTTGGAGATGGCCCCGATGAAGCCTTGCACATATATTCCACAAATGCAGAGGTTGATACCTTTAACAAGGAGATGATAATGAAGCTATGTACAGAATCAAAGCTAATTGAAGCACAAGACTTCCAAAAAGACAAAACGTCAGGAAAATTGACTTTGAAAAGAGTCCATTGCACAAAGTCAGATGTATGTCTTCCAATATCTATCCTTTTGTCCGAAGGAGCAAGAGTAATGCTTATCAAGAATGAGGACACTGCAGATGGTTTAGTAAACGGTGTAATGGGAACTGTTATATCTATCAAAGACTTCTCGCCTAACTCCCTCCCAAGTACCATATACATTCACTTTGACAATGAAAGAGTAGGAAGAAATGCAAAGGTACAAAAAATCATAAGTGGAAAACGCTGTGTTGGATTGAAACCCTCAAGTGAAGACATTCCTTTTAGCAATTGTGTACGAAAACAGTTTCCATTAAAGTTAGCCTGGGCTTGCACAATTCACAAAGTTCAAGGATTAACAGTTGAAGAATGTGTTGTTGATCTGAACAAATGTTTCACATATGGTCAAGCATATGTTGCTCTTAGCAGAGTTACCTCAAAATCTGGTCTACACATTAAAAGCATAGACACTGAAAAAATAGACAAGAAAATCTTCTGTGATCCTGATATTGTAAAGGGTGTTTCAGAAATGACTAGATTTTTGCTTGAAATCGATGATGTAGCAGAGGAACCTACACAATCTTTTCAAATAATGTATCAAAACATTCAAGGTTTACAGACTCATGCAGAAGATTTGAAACATAATCCAGACTTTAGAAGGGCTGATTATATTTGTCTAACTGAAACCTGGACTAATCAAGAACTCATTTGCTTTGAAATGATGGGATATGATGGTTTTCATTTGCCCAGATCTCTAGCTTTCGAAGATGATAATTCTTATTATTCTTCTTTAAAGGAAATGCAGCATGGTGGTGTATGTGTTTTTTACAAGCTTTCTACAGAAACTGAAATATGCAACTTGGCCTCAAACTTAGAATGTATAGTTTTCAGGATATCaagtaaaaatattttagttGCTACTGTATACAGAACTCAGAAGTATAATCTAGGAAAATTTTTGGAGAACTTGGAGATATTAATATGTAAGTTAGTAGACTTATCAGAAAAAATTGTTGTAATTGGTGATTTTAATCAAGATATTTTGAAAGGTGGTTGTACAGTATTTAATTTCATGTCATCAAAAGGTTTCAAACAGCTTGTAGATAGTCCAACAACAGAAGGAGGGACTCTTATTGATCATGTGTATGTAAAAGGATGTCTTGATACACAGATTGCTATTATTCCAACATATTACAGCTATCATGATGCACTGAAAATAGTAATTCCATATGACTGAAATAGGTAAGATAAATATGTAGAACCAACAGAGCCATAAATTGTAAATATGAACAgtattaaacaaatatcagtttTAAACTTGATTTacagtattgtataaattaaaaaaaaatatgcctcCTAAAGTCCAACCCTTCGTCCCCGTCGTAGGAGGCGGATATCAGCACTAAAACATGATTTAGTGCTGATAACAAACAGGGCTCTGGCAACACACCATACCCATTGTTATCCGACACAATGGGGGATCAGAAAAAATGTCGGGATACTCAGGTATTTTCTGCAAGGATAGGTATATTTTGGGACCACTAAAATGTGTCGGTTAAAGCaagatgttggaatactcaggtctCGATTACTTTAGGAAAGTTAAACTGTATGACCATTGTAGTTGCTAAAGTGTTTCTTTCGTCATTCTGAATGAGTTTGAAATATTTACCATTGTATgataaataaacattaatttaatcaattaatcCAAATGAAAGATTTGAAAAGATGATTTCTTAAAGTAATAcacatatttaatgtttatttcacaattctatgttatatttttttctctgtctAAATGTAATAGTTGATCATCAAGATATATACTTTCCAGATTGAAAATCAACGTTCTCTAGAAATTGTCCTCAGTGAGAACAGTACATGCAGTATAAAACTCAGTTGTTTTACCTCTTGTGCattgtttcatatataaaattaCAACTGCCATGAGGTGAAATAGTTGATAATGACTTATCAGCAAAGAAGGAAGATGTTTCTATAAGACATAGTTGTTAATATCCAAGTCTTTGAGTACTGGTAAGTCATACTTTTCAGGTCAATATAACAATGTGATTATCTTGTATTCTCAATTGATGCATTTCAGGATATTTTTGCTATTTATAGAAAAGACAACTTGAGCGataaggtggaaagaccttcaattgttctctgaacaattggtttttaattatagttAGAATTGTTATGTAGcatgtgaaaaataaatatttttttcagtaactGAGATGCCGTTAAAaccttatatatatttaataatattaaaactgTATGAATTAAGCAACTTGGAATATTTGTTTACCAAAATTACACATCTAaaatccaaaaagaaaaaaactatgcATATAGTCGattgtttattataattattgttaGAAATATTATGTAACATGGGAAGAAGTAATTATTATTGTAAGTTACTAAGATTGCCGTCAAaaccttatatatatattgaataatatttAAAACTCTATGGTTTAATTACCCTTAAGAATTAGGCACCATTATCTGTTAAGGGAAGACTGTGGGGTCTTGTTCTAGGGGACATATACTATGTTTTCTCTTATCTAATCCATCAAACAACTTCGTCAATTATTAGGTTAGAAATATCCTTTATCtgtactttccgctatatagatgatgttctctcactaaataaatCCAAATTTGATGACTATATTGAACTCAtatatcccattgaactagagataaaggatctagaaaatgacaatgtgggtcggttgaaaacaaaactttacgacacaaGGGATGATGTCAGCTTccctattgtgaactttccatacTTTGTTGCTACATTCCAGGATCGCCTGCTTAAGGAGTATATATTttccatatgatatgatattcccgggcttgtatttcctataaaatgatttctttgatagaggattgctattCACAAACCAATATTTTctaatgatgaagttgaaatcatccatttgtaaaatttacatttggttgatcgttatggaatatcagtttcaaagatgatatcggatatgttctttacgccTGAATAataatcccgttcccttttcatgaatgtgatctatCGAATTAGATTGATTGCCGGGTTTGTAATTACACGAGCAacaggcccgagaccacaattaattcctctatcagttctttatcatgtttatagcgtTTTGTTGCGTTAAAAaattgcctattctttttgtctaattttgtgtgtgtgtaatgtaaagtgcaagtccaaaaatatatgtaattttcagaaacattgcatgtttacatcaTATAAATTTGgtcaatacacatccatacccctataggAAGTCAAGAATTGTTCCGAAAGACATTAGTGTAAATATCACATTTTGGCACCTGGCCGAATCACTCTTTCCTTCTTATTTCAGCTCCCTTCTTTTATTTACACCCCAgtaaaattaaggaatgtatgagaaagggaaagaaaaaaaaacaaagaaaaatacactataattaaagggaactatatttttggacaacgaaaagcggggacATTAATTGTGGTATTGGGCCTATTAGGAGCCAAAAACTTGAccattccaataaaacttggcatgatttaagcttagtatattatgagtcagtttgtgacgttgaaatagaacaatttcaactttcaaattttgctttaaaaatcaaccccccccccctccaaaaaaaaaaaccctgagttttacatggtcttagctaggcaatgtcaagcttaaaataacaagttgtcaatttggagtgttccctatatttccatataattgcatattaatgatattggagatggaaatatgcttctttttgctcaaatccttgttTAGATATGaccaaatatgaagcctggatgtaacaagacttgcttttaactatatatgtagacagtatgTATATATGGTATGATGCAAAGTTTATTCACTTTACTGTTACATAATGTAAAGACCTGCACgaaatttcagtcttaaaatgccagtattttaaccaccagccatccaacagaagaaaataaaggtattatgTAAGACAGTAAAGTtcaaacaaccagtaataagtgcttttgatatagattcagtgcaatctgtttaaaggtatataatttttttaagtgcatagaacttcacatttcacttgattcgtacggaccgttagactattaaaacagtacattttgcactctttttatgtttttatctacttttctttgtgttcagagttcacaatgAAGTAAAGCAACTGAAATGAATACCTCAAACACAAActgatatcagaaaaaaacctgTCAGAGAAAAAGTAatgatgctgcttttgcaaaaatatggGAAAAGTTGGCCCAAGACCAAAATTAATTTCTTATTCAGTTCTTTTTAACGTTTTGTTgcattaaaaaacatttttccgattctttttgtctaatttttggtaaaaattgcatgtttacatcatacaaatttggccaatacacatccatacccctataggcatgtcaagagatgttccgaaaaatgtaaatttaaccTTTTGCACCTGGCCGAATCACATTTTCcttatcaaaatcagttaaaataaaacatccaaaagtgTATCTCAGCTCTCTTCTTTTATAACCACCCCAGAAAAACTAGGTAATGcatgagaaagggaaagaaaaaaattgagaaaaaacatactataacatgtataattaaagggaactttATTCGTGGaaaacgaaaagtggggtcattattGTGGTCTTGGTCCATCACGACGGGTGAAATATCTTGAGCagaatctgtttacccttccgtaGTACCAGAGATCACCCCattgtttgtctgattgtctttttctttttttagccattgcgtagTCAGCTTATTTCTGATCACTGAGTTCCTCTTGTATAAACATTAtcatctttcgcccctcttttttaaGCAAGAacaacaaattttgtttttattttataactaaaGTTTCAAATTATGACAAATATTTCCCATGTTCATTCTGATCAtattaattcaaaatattaatacaataaaacaaactgGTTTAAACAACATATTTCCACACGACCTTGGTTTTTAAAGCCAGTGTTATTAGATAAATGTACAATTAAGCGAATCGGAATCGTCAAAAAAGGGGTGTGGGGTATGTTAATGTTGTTTTTGTTCTTTTCGTATGTGATAGAATACTCTGATTCCCAACTTTGACGAAAGCAATATGTTGATCTTAAAGAGGGAAAACAAGTTTCTGAATTTCTGATTAAGATTTTGCATCATTAAATTTACTGGTAAATTTGAGAAGAAAAATATGTTCAAATGGAACAATTCAACAATTTGACATCTTAAACCTAAATCAGGTAGATTTAACCTCGTCTATTgatgaatacatttttttcaaattgtattacTTAACCAAACATTTTAATCTCTCGTATGAATTGTGTctggagtatatatatataaaaaattagtcctggtatctatgatgagtttatttacatttggCTTTTGGTGGCCTCTTAGGGCTGCAAATAAAATAAGACATGCGTACTGGTGTCgtacatttatttacattataattTTATCGGACAAATGTTTTGACTTCCAAAAATGTAATATTCTATTTAGGGGTGACAAAATGCAAAAGTCAACTATTCAAAAGATTAATTGACGGTCTTTAATCCTGAAAAAACCCACTGACAATGGTAAAATATGAACTAACATGCAAAGAGTCAACAACCTAGGATATTCTTTGTATATATCAGATAATAGctataatcaatatatatatattacagatgCTACATTCACATGGCTAACTTAAGTGTGTGGAAATTTGcagttttaattttagattttgatATTGTTTACATAACTATTGATTCTGTATATTCATACAGCAAATTGTTAATTATACgtcataacaaaacaaaaaatgaactgATAATTTGAATTTAACACAAACATGAAGGtattaaaaatgtcatttttttgtggATTACAATTTTATTGTCTTCATATTTTGCAGATGAGAGCTGTAGTTCACAATCgggtaaaatatataaatattaattctaATTCCCAAATTTGACGAAAGCAATATGTTGATCTAAGAGAGGGAAAACAAGTTTCAGAATTCCTGAGTGAGATTTTGCAccattaaatttaatgttaagtttgaaaaaaaatatgttgcatTGAACGATTCAacaatttgtaaataataaatattatattatatcttTTTCGTTTATTACTTAATAAAACAGTTAGATTACACGTTTGAATTCTGTAACATTTATCTTCTGAGAGCCTCTTATAGGGCTGCAGATAAAAGGAGATTAAAGTACAGGTGTCATACGTTTATTTACATGTTAATTTCATCGGAC
The window above is part of the Mytilus edulis chromosome 6, xbMytEdul2.2, whole genome shotgun sequence genome. Proteins encoded here:
- the LOC139528939 gene encoding uncharacterized protein — encoded protein: MPRKGRKSYVSKRKEKRDKLREQRLKQTGELNLICTDNQSVTSLNCPKQNQSVNSINCPIEQNQSVNSINCPIKQNQSVNSINCPIEQNQSVNSINCPIKPDQSSNSINCPMIPDQSVNSINCPIKPDQSVNTINCPIIPDQSINSINCPIIPDQSVNSINCPIIPDQSVNSLNCPIIPDQSVNSINCPIIPDQSVNSINCPIIPDQSVNSINCTIIPDQSVNSINCPIIPDQSVNSINCPIIPDQSVNSINCPNGTELFKFTELTKSKESIKLKSTKSFISNKSIKLSQSLKSTMRSNLFSKSVKINLEAEAIDFNMDSKAMDLNMDSKAMDLNMDSKAIDLNMDYKAMDLNMDYKAMDLNMDSESVKISFNFQATKLNTDSASLKPNVNCNGKCELEKSNLHDSIEADSDYRNTSSNAKIKHMNIQKNKRFKELVDNSMIVETDNTQLDSNSNFIIDIEQENDGLKMYSHKKKGIITENSIEVSHDSRSVDRNFVIQGSFHQGDIQFGINSGKQCVANCLSALAHSKFKSLMDWDQMYIDNVLIKGNQIYSNIHGDNVHLLVSDLPGMIEMSGQLLKISRKESITAVIDNYGTIDFSEFGNSLPLDQALQESLIDHDACFICAYDTTFLALKHNQDLLLFDSHARNKFGLHDSDGKSLLLKLNNLDHLYQYCCNMMAGSSQNQWFEVTGVSICIENCTDSYEVLESYNQASTSISQLSENQEKENINSHEIIKTPENLTMHDHISPEILKSNICKDESIIIEKNDEVHIDEGITDNESDVEILSTINNFYDFKPLNSDSKRKLCIIGKIPTKTISKKITPNIHNMGPPSATKTITGDGNCLFRAISYALSNRQEFFGNVRRAIVDHLMTNTEIFRTFLQPRFLTVEQHVQTLKMEEKNVWGTELEILACADLLKTDIYTFYNGTWIKYSSSQINSNNCVNDQAIYLQHIGDINHYEVVTNVTRKSLPPNPLQCRQSYAENYQVDRKSEVTSKKTKVNENQITGSIYNLGNCNTESKVLSKAEKERIRYWTDDKFRDRKTNTLKRKYWEDEGIRSKKLCLSIKKYKENETYREYLIQAGIKKYQDDEEYRDALIESGIYKYQEDKVYKEALIQSGIQKYQEDPEYREKLKQASIEKYKSDEKHKEHVKQTSIQKYKEDENHKAHVKQASIQKYKEDEKHKEHVKQESIQKYVDDDAHRIKIKQQTSVRRERHQVENKQITEVIRKFKDEVKKGPECVCACCLRLFFEKQVQICKKEYYDNSIFDLVTTDKYKHKCTDDCKTNCAFEGTCRTSLWICYTCHRKILKGKIPADSFSNSLILENVPVELKQLNSIEQQLIAQNIPFMKIMALPKGGQKGVHGPVVCVPSDLKKVTSILPRSENESLLLKVKLKRKLSYKGYDKYQFVRPNHLEQALLYLKDQNIWYKDVAINNEWINPIPELSDDQVVNDESESDDTELVMENEIKEQEMIKSSTTGNEREIESESVSYIDDSLRGVQLDTCLQPADIGQEALDLCFDQVFNIAPAENNSPLSVLQEPGIEAKTFPVHFPSGKNTFDENRDEKLTIGRYFNLRLMSVENRFARDTSYIFFSQYLTELTSVISNVQISLRKQCPISKEGKKVTREMLCNKETLKELFKKDEAIKYLKPIRGTPPYWQNAQKDIFAMIRQLGVPTFFCSFSSADFRWSEIVDTILKQQGDMRNTENMTWDEKCKVLCSNPVTAARMFDNRFHKFLKKVIMSEAQPIGKIIDYFYRVEFQERGSPHTHCLFWVENAPKFGEVENEDVITFIDKYISCEIPDEKEDKELHDIVMAVHQHSKKHSKSCKKKGTVCRFNFPRPPSTRTFISEPSDPDKDSEEEEEFAKEMLSNLWKVIKENEDENLDVSEIFKKAGLTQESFEKCYCFITNRNTVVLKRQPNEIYTNQYNPHLLRAWDANMDIQYILDAFSCVVYIISYISKAERELGLLLLQTKNEAEEGNLNAQQTLKKIGTSYLHHREISAQEAVFRVTGLRLRECSRKVEFIPVGENPCRMSIPLKDLEKQQSCKSAKRKKSKSDSENENEDENSTWMNNVVDRYKGRPHIDIFIKICLARFCSEYSVILESQLPQKINKVTTFKLDGSLGYIRKRTRTSPAVIKYPRFSSENAPEKYYQSILQLYLPYRYDEQLKPPLFQTYENFFTCGTVRFEGDNELSSVKEIVVKNMSDFVKDGHDLEEAEKQLNEKGPNEDAWCELCPEAEVNRRECIDEGKVTSVIEEDLSIPDLNNKKSSSSVGTNLLSVSLTKNEIIPRLRSLNVKQRGILYKVRDWCIQKSNGKTPEPLHLFITGGAGTGKSHLIKCIQYEATRILAQTSENPDDLTVLLTAPTGTAAFNIHGLTIHSALGIFKTLSPDHATLSEDKINSLRTKLENLQILIIDEISMVNKKLLFFVHERLRQVKKRPDKCLFGGVSVIAVGDFYQLPPVKTKRVDKLYVDDPSNPSNQLWNGLFEIAELDEIMRQREDGLFAELLNRLRVKQKNESLTFFDKRTITHCFGDGPDEALHIYSTNAEVDTFNKEMIMKLCTESKLIEAQDFQKDKTSGKLTLKRVHCTKSDVCLPISILLSEGARVMLIKNEDTADGLVNGVMGTVISIKDFSPNSLPSTIYIHFDNERVGRNAKVQKIISGKRCVGLKPSSEDIPFSNCVRKQFPLKLAWACTIHKVQGLTVEECVVDLNKCFTYGQAYVALSRVTSKSGLHIKSIDTEKIDKKIFCDPDIVKGVSEMTRFLLEIDDVAEEPTQSFQIMYQNIQGLQTHAEDLKHNPDFRRADYICLTETWTNQELICFEMMGYDGFHLPRSLAFEDDNSYYSSLKEMQHGGVCVFYKLSTETEICNLASNLECIVFRISSKNILVATVYRTQKYNLGKFLENLEILICKLVDLSEKIVVIGDFNQDILKGGCTVFNFMSSKGFKQLVDSPTTEGGTLIDHVYVKGCLDTQIAIIPTYYSYHDALKIVIPYD